From the genome of Pseudomonas yamanorum, one region includes:
- a CDS encoding DUF1294 domain-containing protein — translation MIIQHPRFKALVFALLCAAPLFGSALLWYRGVSLIPLVAYGVVSVVAFLLYWSDKRKAREDSWRTPENVLHAVELAGGWPGALIAQQVFRHKTRKVSYQVVFWLIVLLHQVFWIDQLFLGGTLLSIF, via the coding sequence ATGATCATCCAGCATCCGCGCTTCAAGGCGTTGGTGTTTGCACTGCTGTGCGCCGCGCCGCTGTTTGGTTCGGCGCTGCTGTGGTACCGCGGGGTCTCGCTGATCCCGCTGGTGGCCTATGGCGTGGTCAGCGTGGTGGCGTTCCTGCTGTACTGGAGCGACAAGCGTAAGGCTCGCGAAGACAGCTGGCGCACCCCGGAAAACGTCCTGCACGCCGTGGAGCTGGCAGGCGGTTGGCCGGGGGCGTTGATTGCCCAGCAGGTGTTCCGCCACAAGACGCGCAAGGTGTCTTACCAGGTGGTGTTCTGGCTGATCGTGTTGCTGCACCAGGTGTTCTGGATTGATCAGCTGTTCCTGGGTGGCACACTGTTATCGATTTTCTAA
- a CDS encoding HoxN/HupN/NixA family nickel/cobalt transporter has translation MNAITPLSSTCEPATTKRHALYLLTGLLAANGLAWAWALIEFCHNPVLMGTALLAYGFGLRHAVDADHIAAIDNVIRKLMQQGKRPIAVGTWFSLGHSTIVVLACFAIAVTAMAFKDNMAWFQDVGGLMARLFGRVFNLVNKSWHMYPVGFLFGLGFDTATEVGLLAISATSASHGISLWSIMVFPVLFAVGMALIDSLDNFVMVGAYGWAFSKPVRKLYYNITITAASVVVALFIGGIEALGLISEKLELTGGIWTPINAISDNFGQIGYWIIGIFVLCWLISAVNYYVRGYDQLRANI, from the coding sequence ATGAACGCTATCACTCCGTTATCCAGCACCTGCGAGCCTGCAACCACCAAGCGACACGCACTCTACTTGCTCACCGGCCTGCTTGCCGCCAACGGCCTCGCGTGGGCGTGGGCGTTGATCGAGTTCTGCCACAACCCGGTGCTGATGGGCACCGCGTTACTGGCTTACGGCTTCGGTCTGCGCCACGCGGTGGATGCCGACCATATCGCGGCTATCGACAACGTAATCCGCAAGCTGATGCAACAAGGCAAACGGCCTATTGCGGTGGGCACCTGGTTCTCGTTGGGGCATTCCACCATCGTGGTGTTGGCATGCTTTGCGATTGCCGTCACCGCGATGGCATTCAAGGACAACATGGCCTGGTTCCAGGATGTCGGCGGTCTGATGGCTCGCCTGTTTGGCCGAGTGTTCAACCTGGTCAACAAGAGCTGGCACATGTACCCGGTAGGTTTTCTGTTCGGCCTGGGTTTTGACACCGCTACGGAAGTTGGATTGTTGGCCATCAGTGCCACCAGCGCCTCACACGGCATCAGCCTGTGGTCGATCATGGTGTTCCCGGTGCTGTTTGCGGTGGGCATGGCACTGATCGATTCGCTGGATAACTTCGTCATGGTCGGCGCCTACGGCTGGGCCTTCTCCAAGCCGGTGCGCAAGCTCTACTACAACATCACCATCACGGCGGCCTCGGTCGTCGTTGCGCTGTTTATCGGTGGTATTGAAGCCCTGGGCCTGATTTCCGAAAAGCTGGAATTGACCGGTGGTATCTGGACGCCAATCAACGCCATCAGCGATAACTTCGGCCAGATTGGCTACTGGATTATTGGGATCTTTGTGCTGTGCTGGTTGATCTCGGCCGTTAATTATTACGTGCGTGGCTACGATCAACTACGTGCCAATATCTGA
- a CDS encoding M20 aminoacylase family protein has protein sequence MRRDLHAHPELGFDEHRTSQIVASFLEGLGIEVFRGLAGTGVVGVIHGASPGGSIGLRADMDCLPMVEANDFAHRSVHPGLMHGCGHDGHTVMLLAAARYLAQTRRFRGTAVVIFQPAEEGGGGAQVMIEQGLFEQFNVDSIYALHNNPDYPAGVIAVQPGPVEAAADTFDIIVTGRGGHAAIPHETIDPVVVASHIVIALQSIVSRNLHPLEAGVVTVASMQTSQLTASNVIPAQVKMRGTARSFTAANRDLLDRRIGEIAQGVATAFGATATCDYQRGYPPTINHTEQALFAAQVARSLIGEENVKCNEPLTMGAEDFSYMLEQRPGAYIYLGQGGSPSQGAGSCQLHNDHYDFNDSIIPLGAGLLASLVEQGLPLE, from the coding sequence TTGAGACGCGACCTCCACGCCCACCCGGAGTTGGGGTTTGACGAGCATCGAACCTCACAGATCGTCGCAAGCTTTCTTGAGGGGTTGGGCATTGAGGTTTTCCGTGGGCTGGCGGGTACCGGGGTTGTCGGTGTCATCCATGGCGCCAGCCCCGGCGGGAGCATTGGCCTGCGGGCGGACATGGACTGCCTGCCCATGGTCGAGGCCAACGACTTTGCGCACCGCTCGGTCCACCCCGGCCTGATGCACGGCTGTGGGCACGACGGGCACACCGTGATGTTGCTGGCCGCAGCCCGCTACCTGGCGCAGACGCGCCGGTTCCGCGGTACGGCAGTGGTGATTTTCCAGCCTGCGGAAGAAGGCGGCGGGGGCGCGCAGGTGATGATTGAACAAGGCCTGTTCGAACAATTTAACGTGGATTCGATTTATGCCCTGCACAACAATCCGGATTACCCGGCAGGGGTCATCGCAGTTCAGCCGGGACCTGTGGAGGCGGCCGCCGACACGTTCGACATTATCGTGACCGGTCGTGGTGGCCATGCCGCCATTCCTCACGAAACCATTGACCCGGTGGTGGTCGCGAGCCATATCGTCATTGCACTGCAAAGCATTGTCAGCCGTAACCTGCACCCTCTGGAGGCGGGCGTGGTGACAGTTGCCAGTATGCAAACCAGTCAACTTACTGCTTCTAACGTTATTCCGGCACAGGTGAAAATGCGTGGAACTGCCCGCAGCTTTACGGCGGCCAATCGGGATTTGCTGGACCGGCGCATTGGTGAGATTGCCCAGGGCGTCGCCACCGCATTCGGTGCCACGGCCACGTGTGATTACCAGCGAGGCTATCCGCCGACCATCAATCACACTGAGCAAGCGCTGTTCGCCGCCCAGGTTGCCCGTAGCTTGATAGGCGAGGAAAACGTGAAGTGCAACGAACCCTTGACCATGGGGGCCGAAGACTTTTCATACATGCTGGAACAACGACCGGGCGCCTATATTTATCTGGGGCAGGGAGGCAGCCCAAGCCAGGGCGCCGGTTCCTGTCAGTTGCACAATGATCACTATGACTTCAACGACAGCATCATCCCCCTCGGCGCAGGCTTATTGGCCTCACTGGTGGAGCAAGGTTTGCCCCTGGAGTAA
- a CDS encoding carboxylesterase family protein: MSSKEKNGSGSLPDTGITRLTGIRYAQAERFQPPQPVLPPEDLRSASTLSKIPCQLPSRLERVMGKPSVDMPQSEDCLLLDITLLAGNVENRAVMVWFHGGGYFSGGGGMPWYGAEKLAQEGNVIVVNVSYRLGVFGYLMLDGVCQGNLGLLDQIEAVRWVNRHIAKLGGNPNNITLFGQSAGAHSIAYMMAMGKDRPLFAHAILQSPPMGSHQDQKTARAFGNVFAALLGKDPLSATVEELLAAQAQAAAQIESVMIVGPIVDCYPLPGLPELEKAWSACRIPTLMGWVDDEALPFLPVVDGEHLSKEQRKLAMRQHGKALTQSLFTDGIKELASTLADGTQPVYLYNFSWQAPDSIWGAAHCIELPFLLGDEGAWSTAPMLEGAVWSDLEIQGKALRSIWLEFARSASAQEVDTSPSRPWRIWRVGKRA; this comes from the coding sequence ATGTCGTCGAAAGAAAAAAATGGTTCAGGTTCATTGCCCGATACGGGTATTACGCGCCTGACAGGTATTCGTTACGCTCAAGCCGAACGTTTTCAGCCTCCACAGCCGGTCTTGCCTCCTGAAGATTTACGATCGGCGTCCACCTTATCGAAGATCCCCTGTCAGTTGCCTTCACGTTTGGAGCGGGTAATGGGGAAGCCGTCGGTGGATATGCCGCAGAGTGAGGATTGCCTACTGCTGGATATCACTTTGCTAGCGGGCAACGTTGAAAACCGTGCGGTGATGGTCTGGTTTCATGGCGGTGGCTACTTCAGTGGCGGTGGAGGAATGCCCTGGTACGGGGCTGAAAAGCTTGCGCAGGAAGGTAACGTTATCGTTGTCAATGTGAGCTATCGGTTGGGCGTATTCGGCTACTTGATGCTGGATGGAGTCTGCCAGGGCAACCTGGGGCTGCTGGATCAGATTGAGGCCGTTCGCTGGGTGAACCGCCATATCGCAAAACTGGGGGGTAACCCAAACAACATCACATTATTCGGGCAGTCTGCGGGCGCTCATTCGATTGCTTATATGATGGCGATGGGAAAAGACCGTCCACTGTTCGCCCATGCCATTTTGCAAAGTCCACCCATGGGATCCCACCAGGATCAAAAAACTGCCAGGGCGTTCGGTAACGTGTTCGCAGCACTGCTGGGCAAAGACCCGCTCAGCGCAACGGTAGAAGAGTTGTTGGCCGCACAAGCCCAGGCCGCTGCGCAAATCGAGTCCGTGATGATCGTAGGGCCGATTGTCGATTGCTACCCACTGCCCGGATTGCCTGAACTGGAAAAGGCCTGGTCTGCCTGTCGCATACCGACATTAATGGGATGGGTAGACGATGAAGCATTGCCGTTCCTTCCCGTGGTGGACGGGGAACACCTGTCAAAGGAGCAACGCAAGTTGGCAATGCGCCAGCATGGAAAGGCATTGACTCAATCGCTGTTCACCGATGGCATAAAAGAGCTGGCTTCCACGCTGGCTGACGGTACCCAGCCGGTTTATCTCTACAACTTCTCCTGGCAAGCACCCGACTCTATCTGGGGCGCTGCCCACTGTATTGAACTGCCCTTTTTGTTAGGCGATGAAGGTGCCTGGTCAACTGCGCCGATGCTTGAGGGCGCGGTATGGAGTGACCTTGAAATTCAGGGTAAAGCCCTGCGTTCCATTTGGCTTGAGTTCGCCCGCAGTGCGTCAGCCCAGGAAGTTGATACATCACCTTCGCGACCTTGGCGTATTTGGAGGGTCGGCAAACGCGCCTGA
- a CDS encoding undecaprenyl-diphosphate phosphatase, translated as MDLWTAVQALILGVVEGLTEFLPISSTGHQIIVADLINFGGERFEAFNIIIQLGAILAVVWEFRRKILDVVVGLPTQRNAQRFTVNLIIAVLPAVVLGVIFADLIKHYLFNPITVAAALVVGGVIMLWAERRQHEVHAETVDDITWKDAIKVGFAQCLAMIPGTSRSGATIIGGLLFGLSRKTATEFSFFLAMPTMVGAAVYSGYKYRHLFQPDDLPVFAIGFVTSFIFAMIAVKALLKFIASHSYAAFAWYRIAFGLVILATWQFGWIDWSAVKP; from the coding sequence ATGGATCTTTGGACCGCCGTACAGGCACTGATACTCGGCGTTGTAGAGGGATTGACGGAGTTTTTGCCGATCTCCAGTACCGGGCACCAGATTATCGTGGCCGACTTGATCAACTTTGGTGGCGAACGCTTTGAAGCGTTCAATATCATCATCCAGCTGGGCGCGATCCTGGCGGTGGTGTGGGAGTTTCGACGCAAGATCCTCGACGTGGTGGTCGGCTTGCCGACCCAGCGCAATGCCCAACGCTTCACCGTCAACCTGATCATCGCCGTGTTGCCGGCGGTGGTGTTGGGGGTGATTTTCGCCGACCTGATCAAACACTACCTGTTCAACCCGATCACCGTGGCGGCGGCGTTGGTGGTGGGCGGCGTCATCATGTTGTGGGCCGAGCGTCGCCAGCATGAAGTGCACGCCGAAACCGTCGACGACATCACCTGGAAGGACGCGATCAAAGTTGGCTTCGCCCAGTGCCTGGCGATGATCCCGGGTACCTCGCGCTCGGGCGCCACCATCATTGGCGGCCTGTTGTTCGGCCTCTCGCGCAAGACCGCCACCGAGTTCTCGTTCTTCCTGGCGATGCCGACCATGGTCGGTGCGGCGGTGTATTCGGGCTACAAGTACCGTCACCTGTTCCAGCCGGATGACCTGCCGGTGTTCGCCATCGGCTTTGTCACCTCGTTCATCTTCGCGATGATCGCGGTCAAGGCGCTGCTCAAGTTCATCGCTAGCCACAGCTACGCGGCGTTTGCCTGGTACCGGATCGCCTTCGGCCTGGTGATCCTGGCCACCTGGCAGTTCGGCTGGATCGACTGGTCGGCCGTCAAGCCATGA